Below is a genomic region from Fusarium oxysporum Fo47 chromosome XI, complete sequence.
ATCCATGATTGTACGTCCAGGTCAGGAAAGTCGGCTTACCAACCCCTACTAAACAAAATCCACCGAGACCATCAATTATGTCCCAACTTAAGATCGCTTCGGTTCAGTTCGAGAACTGGTCCGGAAGCAAGGATAAAAACCTAGCCATCATCCACCGAGTGGCAAGCGATGCGGCAAATCGCGGATGCAATGTCGTTGCATTTCATGAATGCTCGGTTACCGGCTATACCTTCGCTAGCCGCCTCTCCAAAGAagagctccttgatcttgcggAGGAGGTCCCAACCGGCCCAAGCACTCGTTCTTTAGTTAAGATAGCCCGTGAGCTAGCCATTACTATTCTGGCTGGGCTGtttgagaaagatgagaaTGGCCATATTTACAATACCTACATCTGCGTCGACAGCAACCGAGGTTTCGTTGCCAAGTTTCGCAAACTGCACCCTTTCATCAGTCCGCATCTAAGTCCAGGCAACGAATACGTGGTATTCGACCTTCTCGGTTGGAAGTGCGGTATTCTGATATGCTACGATAACAACGTTGTCGAAAACGTTCGGGCAACAGCTCTTCTCGGTGCAGAGATCATATTCATGCCGCATGTAACAATGTGCACTCCGTCAACTCGCCCAGGCGCTGGCTTCGTTGATCCATCGCTTTGGACTAATCGAGATCAAGATCCAACTTCTCTGCGGGCCGAGTTCAGCGGTCTGAAAGGCAGGCAATGGCTGATGAAATGGCTACCAGCAAGAGCCTACGACAATGCAGTCTACGTCGTCTTCTCAAATCCTATTGGTATGGATGATGATCAGTTGAAGAATGGTTGTTCCATGATCCTTGACCCCTTTGGAGATATCCTAAGCGAGTGCTCTGTGCTTGGAGAGGATATGGCTGTTGCGACTTGCAGCAAAGACAAGCTTCAATTGGCAGGAGGATTCCGATACAGACAAGCCAGAAGGCCTGAGTTGTATCGAGACATCCTAGGTTCAGATCATAATTCCTCTCTGAATGTTTCCTGGTTGGGCAAGTAGGACTTCCTGGATGTCTAGGCTGGCAATGATGAGCCCCAGCTGAGGGTGGCTTCATTCATCAAACAGCAACGGTCGCGTGGCCCAATGGCAAGGCGTCTGACTACGAATCAGAAGATTCTGGGTTCGATCCCCAGCGTGATCAACTTTTTTGCCTGTCGGGCTGACGCTACCGTTCCAGCTATGAAACTTAATCTTCATGCCATTCGCTCGGTCCCGATGTTAGTGTGGCTAAGGTGTTCGGTCCCGATGCGATTTATCTGCCTTATGCAGAAGGAATGTGAGAGTTGCGGGTGGCGGCAGTTAGTGGGACGAGGTTCCTGGATTAGCGGGCTCTTGATGAACCCAGTGGTTTGGTTATGGCGCTGCCCTGTCGGCAAGCCCTGTACCATGTTTTCTTTTAACTTTGTCGGCGTTGGCGACGAGGTTGAGAATCTAGAGTGGTCTATATAATTCAATCTGTTGTATGCAATAATTCCAACGATGATCGAAGCTGCAAGTGGTTATGTGACCTCTCGATGCATGGCATTATTCCATGACGGCTAAGTTAT
It encodes:
- a CDS encoding carbon-nitrogen hydrolase, coding for MSQLKIASVQFENWSGSKDKNLAIIHRVASDAANRGCNVVAFHECSVTGYTFASRLSKEELLDLAEEVPTGPSTRSLVKIARELAITILAGLFEKDENGHIYNTYICVDSNRGFVAKFRKLHPFISPHLSPGNEYVVFDLLGWKCGILICYDNNVVENVRATALLGAEIIFMPHVTMCTPSTRPGAGFVDPSLWTNRDQDPTSLRAEFSGLKGRQWLMKWLPARAYDNAVYVVFSNPIGMDDDQLKNGCSMILDPFGDILSECSVLGEDMAVATCSKDKLQLAGGFRYRQARRPELYRDILGSDHNSSLNVSWLGK